The following is a genomic window from Chloracidobacterium sp..
CGCTGTAACAGTGCCGCTTGCGTGAAACACAGGTTTGAGCTTTGCCAAGCCTTCGAGCGAAGTGTCGGCACGCGGGCCTTCATCCTGCGCGAACGACGCCTCCTTGCGGCGGACACGCCCCTTCTCGTCGATCTCATCGATGAACACGTTCACGGGCACGATCTCGTCGGTGAATTTGCCTTCGCGGATGGCAGCCAGTGCCTTCATATGCGAGTTGTACGAGAACTCATCGGCCTGCTCACGCGTGATCTCATACTTGCGTGCGAGGTTTTCAGCGGTCAGGCCCATATTCAGATAGTAGTCCGGATACGTATCGGCAAGACGCGGATTCGGCCGGAACGCATTCCCGCCCATCGGGATCATCGACATTGTTTCAAGGCCGCCGGCAATGATCGCGTCAGCACCGCCGGTCATTATCCGTTCTGCCGCCAATGCTATGGTCTGCAAACCCGACGAGCAATATCGGTTAACCGTCATCGCCGAGGCCGCGACAGGCAAGCCTGCTGCGATCGATGCCGTGCGGGCGACATTCATACCTTGCTCAGCTTCGGGGAACGCACAGCCCATGATCACATCATCGATCAGCGACACATCGACGCCCGCCCTCGCAACCGCGTCCGTGATCGCCGCCGCCGCCAGATCATCCGGCCGCGTATTGCGCAGCGTTCCCTTCGGAGCCTTGCCAACTGCCGTCCGCACGGCCGAGACTATCACTGCTTCTTTCATAATTCTCCTGTTTTCACAATAATGAGTGAACGTTCATTCATTTTTACATTTCTTTTGATTTTTCGCAAGAACTCTTTTAGCGTTCCGAACGGTCATATGGCATCCGGATGACGTGAAAGACGGGATATGGACGAGGTTCCTTACAGCCGGCTCGGTAGTTGTGGGATCGATGCTCTTATTGCCAAAGCCTCGTGATTCAGTCGCCTTCGAGTTCGTCAACTATCTTTTGGACACGATCGACCTCGGCCGTACGGGCGGCCTCCTCTTCGCCGGTCGGTGCTCTCATTGCATACATTTGCAGATAGACCAATGCTTCTTGGTATTTGGCGTTCTTCTGGTATCCGTCGAGGTGCTCGGCCCAATTTTCGTAAAATCCGGCACGAGTCGCGCAATCAGGTGCCAATCCGCCGCCGCCGTCGGTCGCAATCAGCATCGGACGTTCGGCGTCACTAAAGTTTCCTTGTTCAACGAGTTCTTCCCAGCTTGTCATATTGCAGCCTCGATCAGATGTACTTCTAAAGCAGATCGTAGCGAGCTCGGGTCCATCTCGGCCAGAAAGCCGCGCTTGCCGCCGTTGATATAGATACGATCAAGGTCGAAGATCGACCGTTCGGCATAGATCGGCAATTTCGTCGCGGTGCCGAACGGCGACGTCCCGCCGAACACATAGCCCGTGAGCTTTGTTGCCCGTTCAGCCGTCACCGGCTGGACCGACCTTACGCCGAGATGCCGCGCCAACGTCTTTGTCGAGACCTTGCGGTCACCGTGCATAAGGACGAGCAGCGGCCGCTTTTCGCTTGTTTCGAAAACCAGCGTTTTGACGATAGCGTGCTCATCCAACCCGAGCTGCCGCGACGATTCGCTTGTGCCGCCGTGCTCGACATATTGATAGAGATGCGGGGTGAATTCGACCCCGTGCTCTGCCAAATATCGTGTTGCCGGTGTTACCGGATGACTGGCCGACATCGCTTTACTGCCAGCGGCGAACTTGGCGCGGCCGCCGCACCGTGAACGCATCATCGTTACGGGAACGTCATCCGCAGTTCGTTATGACTTTCGGCCCTGACATTCCTCATATCTAAAACAGGATACCAAATGATCGTTCACCATTCCCGTTGCCTGCATATGAGCATAGATTATGGTCGAGCCGACAAACTTGAATCCTCGGTTCTTGAGATCTTTGCTGATGATATCGGACAACGCACTTGTTGCCGGAACATCTGCTGCGTTCTTCCAGGAATTGACGATAGGCTTGCGACCGACGAATTCCCAAATATACCGATCGAAAGAGTCGAACTTGTCTTGAATCGCCAAGAAAGCCTTTGCGTTCGTAACGGCGGCATTGATCTTTAAGCGATTGCGGATAATGCCTTTGTTTTGAAGGAGCCGCCCGATCCTCGTTTCGGTATAACGGGCGACCTTTACCGGATCGAAATTATCGAAGGCACTGCGGTATGCTTCGCGTTTTCGCAGGATGGTGTCCCAGCTCAGCCCTGCCTGCGCACCTTCGAGCACGATGAACTCGAACAAAGCTCGGTCGTCGTGGAGCGGCACGCCCCATTCGGTATCGTGATAGGGAATGTTGATCTCGTTCTTAGCCCAATGGCATCGTTCAACTTGCATCTGATAAAAAGTACTTACGACAGGCCGGCGATCTAGCGGAACAAAAGCTTTACAAAGCCGCGTACCATGTCAGTAAGCGGCTCGCCGGCATCGTAGTTTCCCTGTGCGAAGCGAGCGTCCTGACGCGCGATCCTGTTCTGCATTTCGATCAGGTCGCGTTTCTGTTCATTCAGTGCGATCTTCTCATTCTCACGAGCACGGTCCAAGCCGCCCTGCCTTACAAAGGTTATTATCGCAGGCAGCTCTTCAGCGTCGAACCACACACCGTGTTCTTTGCAAATATCAAGAATGACCCCTGAGCTGCGTGCGAAGTTGTTTCGGTTCATCAACTGCCCGCAAACAGGGCACGGAACGTATTTGACAGGAACGTCGGATTTCGGAAATGAGCGTTCCTGTATCGATCGCAGCACGCTCGCCCGGCGCTCCTTTTCGGCACAGATATCCTCAAAGGTGTCCGCACTAGACCAGAAACCGCCGCATCGCTGACACTCGGACAATAAAGTGTTCTCTATCGCAAGAGGCGTCAACGCCGAGCGGCATCGCGGACACTTGCCGACGGGAATATTCGCACCGGCTTCGATATCAACGACAGCATTGCCGCAATGCGAGCAATACTTGCTGCCGACGAACATCAGCGAAAGGCAGGACGTACACGCGGTCGTCTTGAGGCGCGAACCGCAAAAATCACAGCGGGTCGCATCGCTAAGTGCTCCGGCACCACAATTCGGACAGTTTAGGGCAACTACGGTCACGCTGAAACACGCGGCATCCGGATGATCGGTCCAATGCCGTCATTGTCCATTCTAGCGGATATGTCCCATTGACTGCCACCAAATGTTCCGCACCTAGCGAATCCGCGTCAGTTGCGGAGTGCTTTTCCGGTCTTTAGCATCGCGGCGATGCGTTCCTGTGTCTTGCGCTCGCCGCAGAGCGAGAGGAAAGCCTCGCGTTCCAGATCGAGAAGGTAACGCTCCGAGACCTGTGCTTTGTGGTTGATCGTTCCGCCCGACATAACGTGTGCGAGTTTTGTGCCGATGAGCCTGTCATGGTCGGAGATAAATCCGCCCTGTCTCATCATGTGCAAGGCAAGCTTCATCGCCGCTTCGGCCGCCTCGCCAAATACCGTGACATCAGTGCGTTCGATAGGTGCGACAAAACCCGCGGCGTCCATATTGAGGACTTCCTGCTTGGCATCTTGAATGAGGCGGTCGCCGTTCATCGAGATGGCATCACTGTCGCGAAGAAATCCGAGTTCGCGTGCCTCTTGCGCCGATGTTGCGACCTTGCCCATGCCGATAGTTTCAAAGGTCCTTTTGAGGAATGCGACAGGGTCAGCATCGGGAACCTTTGCCCACGCATCGGAGGCGCGCATCGTCATCTCCTTTGTGCCGCCGCCCGCGGGAATTACGCCGACGCCGACCTCGACGAGGCCGATATATGTTTCAGCGGCCGCACGAACCTTATTTCCGTGCAGCGTTATCTCACAGCCGCCGCCGAATGTCATTCCGAACGGAGCTGTCACGACCGGCCTTGAGGAATACCGCAGCCGCATTACCGCATTCTGCAGCGCACGCACCATCATATTGATGTCGTCCCACTCCTCTTCCTGGGCCGCTAAGAGAAGCATCATCAAGTTCGCACCGACCGAGAAAGTGCCGCCTTGGTTGCCGACGACGAGGCCTTTGAAGTTGCGTTCGACCTCATCGATCGCAAAATTCATCATCGCGACGGTGTCGGTGCCGAGCGAGTTCATCTTCGAGTGAAATTCGAGGCACGCCACTCCGTCACCAAGATCGATCAGCGAAGCTCCGGGGTTCGTCTTTATAACGCCGTTGCGCTCCTTAACATCTTTTAGAATGAGAACGCCCGGTCTCGGCGGAACCGGCCGGTATTCGCCTGCAACAAGGTCGTAAAAGAAATGCTCCCCATTCTCGTCCTTGTAGAATGATCTCGCTCCGGAGGCCAGCATTTGCTCGATATTTGCCGGTACGGCTTGGCCTTCATGCCGCATTCTTTCGACCGATCGTTCCAAGCCGATGGCATCCCAAGCCTCGAAAACGCCGATCGTCCAGCCAAAGCCCCACTTGATGGCATTGTCGATCTCGACAACCGTATCGGCGATCTCAGGGATGCGGTTCGCCGCATATCGTGAGATCCGCGAGGTAGTTTTCCAAAGGAATTCGCCGACGCGATCTTCACCCCAAACGAGCTGTTTTACACGCTTTGCCTGATCGTCGATCTGTTTTGCAGCATCGAGCGACGCGAACTGTGCCTTCGCCTGCGGCTTGTATTCAAAGGTTTGAAGGTCGAGTTCCAGGATGACGCGGTTGCCTTCCGCGTCCTTAGACTTTTTGAAGAAGCCGCCGCCGGTCTTGTCGCCGAGGATATTCTTATCGAGCAGCGTTCGGATGATCTCGGGCAGACGAAAAACATCGCGATCCTCATCATCAGGCACCGCAGGATACAGATTATCGGTAACGTGTGCGGTAACATCCAGCCCGACGAGGTCGCTTGTGCGGAATGTTGCTGAGGACGCATGGCCGATAGCTTTTCCTGTCATTTGATCGACCTCGGTCGGTGTAAAGCCCATCGCGATCATTTCGTGAATGGTCGCCATCATTCCGAAAACGCCGATCCGATTAGCGATAAAATTCGGCCTGTCCTTTGCCGCCACAACGCCCTTGCCAAGGCGCTTATCAAGGAAGTCAGAGACCTTATCGGCGACATCCGCCCGCGTGTGTGAGCCGCGAATGACCTCAACAAGCTTCATATAACGCGGCGGATTGAAGAAATGGACGCCGATGAAGTGCTCCTTGAACTCATCGGAGAACGGTTCTGCGATCGAGTCTATCGGCAGCCCGCTGGTGTTCGATGCGACAACGGCGTTCGGACCGCGATACTTCTCGACCTCGGCGAAGAGTTTGTGCTTTATATCAAGATCCTCTACTACAGCCTCGATCACAAGGTCGCAGTCCTTGATCTTTTCAAGATCATCGGTGAAATTGCCGAGCGTGATCAGCTTTGCGTTGCCTGCAAGCATAAACGGCGCCGGTTTCAGCTTCTTCGCCGCCTCGAAAAGCGACTTGACGATCAGATCGTTGTCGCCCGCGGCGTCGCCCTTCGGAGCGATGTCGAGAAGCAAGGCCGGCACGCCTGCGTTCGTCAGGTGCGCGGCGATCGCCGCACCCATCGTGCCCGCTCCAAGCACTGCCGCCTTGCGGATCGGCATTGTGGTTGAGTGTTGATCTTTGATTGCTGCTGCGTTTGCCATACTGTAATGAACCTTTCCTAAGCTCTGATGAAATAGCTGTTGAAGGAAGTATAACTGAATGAACATTCATTCAGCAAGCCTCAGCCGACAGTGTTTTTGAACGAAGAATCTTGACACGAGGTAAAAATCGGCCGATTATGTTTCACTAACAGGCTTGAATACGCGGCGTCGGAAGAAAGGGGTACTTCGTACCGCCGAAGCGCCGTTATCTGATACTTAGGTCTGCGGAGGATTCATTATGTACAAGAGAGCGATATTGACCATTTCGGTTTTTGCATTGATGGCCGCCGGAGCTTTTGCCCAAGGCGGTTCAAAGACGACTGACAGCACTTCGGCGGATAAACCTGCAAAAGCTCCGGTCTTTCGGCCGACGAAAGAGCAGATACGCGAGGGCCAGCAAATACTCATCAAAGAAAAGTTTTACACAGGCGAGGCGACAGGTGTTTACGGTGAATCGCGGCCTGCTGTAAAGGCTTATC
Proteins encoded in this region:
- a CDS encoding acetyl-CoA C-acyltransferase is translated as MKEAVIVSAVRTAVGKAPKGTLRNTRPDDLAAAAITDAVARAGVDVSLIDDVIMGCAFPEAEQGMNVARTASIAAGLPVAASAMTVNRYCSSGLQTIALAAERIMTGGADAIIAGGLETMSMIPMGGNAFRPNPRLADTYPDYYLNMGLTAENLARKYEITREQADEFSYNSHMKALAAIREGKFTDEIVPVNVFIDEIDEKGRVRRKEASFAQDEGPRADTSLEGLAKLKPVFHASGTVTAGNSSQMSDGAAAAVVMSADKASELGLKAMARFVSFATAGCLPEEMGIGPVYAIPKALKLAGLTLDQIDVIELNEAFAAQSLAVMKVLEMDPAKTNVNGGAVALGHPLGCTGAKLTATVLRELERRNARYGMVTMCVGGGMGAAGIFERIAD
- a CDS encoding 3-hydroxyacyl-CoA dehydrogenase/enoyl-CoA hydratase family protein; this encodes MPIRKAAVLGAGTMGAAIAAHLTNAGVPALLLDIAPKGDAAGDNDLIVKSLFEAAKKLKPAPFMLAGNAKLITLGNFTDDLEKIKDCDLVIEAVVEDLDIKHKLFAEVEKYRGPNAVVASNTSGLPIDSIAEPFSDEFKEHFIGVHFFNPPRYMKLVEVIRGSHTRADVADKVSDFLDKRLGKGVVAAKDRPNFIANRIGVFGMMATIHEMIAMGFTPTEVDQMTGKAIGHASSATFRTSDLVGLDVTAHVTDNLYPAVPDDEDRDVFRLPEIIRTLLDKNILGDKTGGGFFKKSKDAEGNRVILELDLQTFEYKPQAKAQFASLDAAKQIDDQAKRVKQLVWGEDRVGEFLWKTTSRISRYAANRIPEIADTVVEIDNAIKWGFGWTIGVFEAWDAIGLERSVERMRHEGQAVPANIEQMLASGARSFYKDENGEHFFYDLVAGEYRPVPPRPGVLILKDVKERNGVIKTNPGASLIDLGDGVACLEFHSKMNSLGTDTVAMMNFAIDEVERNFKGLVVGNQGGTFSVGANLMMLLLAAQEEEWDDINMMVRALQNAVMRLRYSSRPVVTAPFGMTFGGGCEITLHGNKVRAAAETYIGLVEVGVGVIPAGGGTKEMTMRASDAWAKVPDADPVAFLKRTFETIGMGKVATSAQEARELGFLRDSDAISMNGDRLIQDAKQEVLNMDAAGFVAPIERTDVTVFGEAAEAAMKLALHMMRQGGFISDHDRLIGTKLAHVMSGGTINHKAQVSERYLLDLEREAFLSLCGERKTQERIAAMLKTGKALRN
- a CDS encoding aminoacyl-tRNA deacylase, with the protein product MSASHPVTPATRYLAEHGVEFTPHLYQYVEHGGTSESSRQLGLDEHAIVKTLVFETSEKRPLLVLMHGDRKVSTKTLARHLGVRSVQPVTAERATKLTGYVFGGTSPFGTATKLPIYAERSIFDLDRIYINGGKRGFLAEMDPSSLRSALEVHLIEAAI
- a CDS encoding zf-TFIIB domain-containing protein, producing the protein MTVVALNCPNCGAGALSDATRCDFCGSRLKTTACTSCLSLMFVGSKYCSHCGNAVVDIEAGANIPVGKCPRCRSALTPLAIENTLLSECQRCGGFWSSADTFEDICAEKERRASVLRSIQERSFPKSDVPVKYVPCPVCGQLMNRNNFARSSGVILDICKEHGVWFDAEELPAIITFVRQGGLDRARENEKIALNEQKRDLIEMQNRIARQDARFAQGNYDAGEPLTDMVRGFVKLLFR
- a CDS encoding DNA-3-methyladenine glycosylase I gives rise to the protein MQVERCHWAKNEINIPYHDTEWGVPLHDDRALFEFIVLEGAQAGLSWDTILRKREAYRSAFDNFDPVKVARYTETRIGRLLQNKGIIRNRLKINAAVTNAKAFLAIQDKFDSFDRYIWEFVGRKPIVNSWKNAADVPATSALSDIISKDLKNRGFKFVGSTIIYAHMQATGMVNDHLVSCFRYEECQGRKS